Genomic window (Nitrospiraceae bacterium):
CAAATTAAAAACTTAGGAGGTTTTACAGGATGCTGATAATAGGTGAGAAGCTCAGCATAATAGCAAAAAGAGTCCGGGAAGCAATGCTGAAGAAAGACAAGGCTCCGATACAGGAGATTGCTGTGTCTCAATGGAAAGCCGGCTCAGGAATGATTGACGCAAACATAGGTCCAGCAGAAGATAATGGTGAAGATCTAATGCAGTGGATGGTGACAACTATTCAGGAGGTAGTACCCCTTCCAGTATGTCTTGACACAACAAACGCAAAGGCTATCGAAGCCGGGCTTAAAATCCATAACAATAAATGGGGAAGACCTCTGATAAATTCAACATCAAACGATCCTGAGAGATTCCCTATATTAGAGCTCGGCGCCAGATATAATGCTCAGGTAATAGGCCTGACCGTTGGGAAAGGCGGACTTCCTGCCGACGCTGAAGAGAGGGCTGCTATTGCAGCTGAGATTATGGCAAGGGCTATGGAATATGGATTGCCGCTTGAAGATTTATATCTTGATCCTCTTGTGCTTCAGATAGCAACTTCGCAGGATCACGCACGCAAGGTTATCGAGGCTGTGAAAATGTTCAGAGAGATGAACGATCCACCGATGAAAACCGTAGTAGGCCTGAGCAATATTTCTAACGGCTGTCCTAAACACATAAGACCAATTTTAAATAAACACTATTTTATAATGCTGGCGAATGCTGGCTTGACTGCAGCCATTGCTGATGCGGTTGAGATGAAGGAAGCGGTGAAGGAGAAAAAAATCATCGACGACGTTATGTCAGGAAAGAAAATCGACGATGCTGACAAGATGGCAGAGATAAAAAAAACAGTGGATGTGATAATGGGAAGAACCCTTTACGCACATTCATATTTAGAGATGTAAAAAAAAATAAAAATACTTTCACGAGGAGGTAAAATGGCTTTTGTTGCTCCAAAAGAAAGCTATTCAGGAAAAGTATATCAGGTAAATATAGGCACAGGTCCTAATGCCGTGAATTTTGGCGGTGAAAATGTGCTTCCATTTCATTCATTTGAAGGAACGACTCCAAATCATCCTCTGATCGCATATGAGATACAAGATGTTCCTCCAACAGACTGGCCGGAGAACGTTCAAAAACCATACAACGGTTGTTCTGACGATCCCGTAAAATGGGCAAAGTTCTGCCAAGACGATCTCAAGGCAAAGGCCATCGCGCTAAGACTTGTAGGAACACATCCAGACAGAGAAAACAGAAGCGCTGAAGAAGCTGCAAAAACAGTAAAAGATGTGCTCTCGGCAGTCAATGTTCCACTCATAATCCTTGGGAGCAATCACAGCGAAAAAGATTCATCGGTTTTGATTGCTGCAGCCGAGGCTTCAAAAGATAAAAATTGCATAATCGGCAAAGCGCAGGAAGCAAACTACAAAACAATAGCTGCCGCAGCAATGGCTAACAATCACAAACTTGTCGCAATGTCAGAGCTTGACATCAATCTCTCAAAACAGCTTAACATTCTCATAACACAGATGGGTTTTGACAAAGAGAAGATCATAACAGACCCGATGTGTTCTGCTCTGGGATACGGACTTGAATACACCTATTCGGTTATGGAAAGAATAAGGCTTGCAGCTTTAACACAGAATGATATGACAATGCAGCCTCCAATGCTTGCTGATGTTGGTATGTACGTATGGAAGGTCAAAGAGACACAGGCAAGCGAATCAGACGTCCCGCAGTGGGGCGATGCTGAAAAAAGGGGAATAACATGGGAAGCAGTAACTGCAGCAGGACTGCTTGTGGCAGGAGCTGAACTTCTTATAATGAGGCATCCAAAAGCAATAGAAGCAGTAGAAAAACTCATTGCTGAGTTCGGAGGATAATATGGCTCTAACAGGCGTTGAAATATTCAAATTACTGCCAAAGACCAACTGTAAAAAATGCGGACATCCGACATGTCTTGCATTTGCTATGAAACTCGCGCAGCGTCAGGTCACTATTGACCTTTGTCCTGATGTCTCGGAAGAATCGAAGAGAATGCTGGGAGACGCATCAGCTCCCCCTGTAAGACCTATAACCTTTGGTACAGGTGATAAGGCTGTAAAAATGGGTGAAGAAACTGTTTTGTTCAGACATGAGAAAAAATTCGTTAATCCATGCGCACTAGCTGTTGAGATAAAAGAC
Coding sequences:
- a CDS encoding acetyl-CoA decarbonylase/synthase complex subunit delta — its product is MAFVAPKESYSGKVYQVNIGTGPNAVNFGGENVLPFHSFEGTTPNHPLIAYEIQDVPPTDWPENVQKPYNGCSDDPVKWAKFCQDDLKAKAIALRLVGTHPDRENRSAEEAAKTVKDVLSAVNVPLIILGSNHSEKDSSVLIAAAEASKDKNCIIGKAQEANYKTIAAAAMANNHKLVAMSELDINLSKQLNILITQMGFDKEKIITDPMCSALGYGLEYTYSVMERIRLAALTQNDMTMQPPMLADVGMYVWKVKETQASESDVPQWGDAEKRGITWEAVTAAGLLVAGAELLIMRHPKAIEAVEKLIAEFGG
- a CDS encoding dihydropteroate synthase, with the protein product MLIIGEKLSIIAKRVREAMLKKDKAPIQEIAVSQWKAGSGMIDANIGPAEDNGEDLMQWMVTTIQEVVPLPVCLDTTNAKAIEAGLKIHNNKWGRPLINSTSNDPERFPILELGARYNAQVIGLTVGKGGLPADAEERAAIAAEIMARAMEYGLPLEDLYLDPLVLQIATSQDHARKVIEAVKMFREMNDPPMKTVVGLSNISNGCPKHIRPILNKHYFIMLANAGLTAAIADAVEMKEAVKEKKIIDDVMSGKKIDDADKMAEIKKTVDVIMGRTLYAHSYLEM